One region of Culex pipiens pallens isolate TS chromosome 2, TS_CPP_V2, whole genome shotgun sequence genomic DNA includes:
- the LOC120428085 gene encoding protein bunched, class 1/class 3/D/E isoforms isoform X2 has translation METLALQQPRDHLHGGGVGGGVVHQPENWLYEIKQKSPDHSTTNTCYVMVQNDLVKSHLMFAVREEVEVLKEKISELMDRINQLEYENNILKQNASQETLSQLTPSGTPSAAQSAQTTAGAAAASVAAALTPLAKSQAAAAAAASASSAAAAAGTPTVNPNANGSVS, from the exons ATGGAAACCCTTGCACTGCAGCAACCTCGGGATCACCTGCACGGTGGTGGAGTTGGAGGTGGAGTTGTCCACCAGCCGGAGAACTGGCTGTACGAAATCAAGCAGAAGAGCCCGGACCACAGCACCACCAACACGTGCTACGTGATGGTGCAGAAT GATCTCGTCAAGTCGCACCTGATGTTCGCCGTCCGcgaggaggtcgaagtgctCAAGGAGAAAATCTCCGAGCTGATGGACCGCATCAACCAGCTCGAGTACGAGAACAACATCCTCAAGCAGAACGCCTCGCAGGAAACGCTCTCCCAGCTGACCCCGTCCGGAACGCCGAGCGCCGCGCAGAGTGCCCAGACCACGGCGGGAGCGGCCGCGGCGTCTGTAGCGGCAGCCCTCACACCGCTGGCCAAAAGccaggcggcggcggcggcggcagcttCAGCGAGCTCGGCGGCAGCCGCGGCAGGCACCCCCACGGTCAACCCCAACGCGAACGGTTCCGTGTCCTAG
- the LOC120428085 gene encoding protein bunched, class 1/class 3/D/E isoforms isoform X1, whose translation METLALQQPRDHLHGGGVGGGVVHQPENWLYEIKQKSPDHSTTNTCYVMVQNVRDLVKSHLMFAVREEVEVLKEKISELMDRINQLEYENNILKQNASQETLSQLTPSGTPSAAQSAQTTAGAAAASVAAALTPLAKSQAAAAAAASASSAAAAAGTPTVNPNANGSVS comes from the exons ATGGAAACCCTTGCACTGCAGCAACCTCGGGATCACCTGCACGGTGGTGGAGTTGGAGGTGGAGTTGTCCACCAGCCGGAGAACTGGCTGTACGAAATCAAGCAGAAGAGCCCGGACCACAGCACCACCAACACGTGCTACGTGATGGTGCAGAATGTAAGA GATCTCGTCAAGTCGCACCTGATGTTCGCCGTCCGcgaggaggtcgaagtgctCAAGGAGAAAATCTCCGAGCTGATGGACCGCATCAACCAGCTCGAGTACGAGAACAACATCCTCAAGCAGAACGCCTCGCAGGAAACGCTCTCCCAGCTGACCCCGTCCGGAACGCCGAGCGCCGCGCAGAGTGCCCAGACCACGGCGGGAGCGGCCGCGGCGTCTGTAGCGGCAGCCCTCACACCGCTGGCCAAAAGccaggcggcggcggcggcggcagcttCAGCGAGCTCGGCGGCAGCCGCGGCAGGCACCCCCACGGTCAACCCCAACGCGAACGGTTCCGTGTCCTAG